The sequence AGataatggccctcaggtaaatatatTCCATGTGTGTTGACTTTAGACAGTTAAGCATATCGTGTGTAGACTGGTAACAAGTAATAGGATGAACAAGCCACAGCGGATGTTCTTTCTATTaataggagggtagaaatagccctaagctactctatccctttgagatgtatttctttcttgtctcaagaaACATACTTAAACTTGAACTTCCTATCAATAAAAACGATCCCTATTTCAAGAAACAACAGTCACTGACACTCAAAAGGCAGAAACAGTAGCATAAAGGATTATATGTAAAAATTATGTGTAAAAATGAGACTTgaatgtactgtatatacagaGCAAACCATCCACTTGACAGTGTGACATTATAACTGCCAGAAGCAGGCTAGGATATCGGATATCGATACTTATGACAGGTAGTGAATCCCCCAACGGTGAGTATTCCAACTGTAAATTGTGTAAGCAAGAACTAGGACATACTACACTATATATGTTATCAATGATTTCAACACTTTCACAATGATTTGACACTTTTAGCTCTGTAACTACTTAATCGTACCGAAAAGGAATGAAAACTAACATTGGAAAGTATTCTTGAGTTCTACCCTTGTGCAGACTAGTGGACAAGACTCGATTCCACATGTCATACCATCTTGTGAGTTGGGGCATTAGAGAGACTCATGGCTATATAGCTCCtgttatatatatacttgaaaaaCATGTTGAATTAGGTTAATTGATATCGTTGGAGAGTGTTATTCATACTTGATatggtgtttatatatatatatatatatatatatatatatatatatatatatatatatatatatatatatatatatatatatatatatatatatatatatgaatgaaaactcacaccccagaagtgactcgaacccatactcccagaagcaacgcaactggtaactacagggcgccttaatccgcttgaccatcacggccgtcaaaaggaagtgatagccgaggctatttgagccacttccccgacggcaactcggatggtaatcttgggcatagcatttcaccaaatcacctcattctttggggcacacgtgaggaacacaaatgcgaacaagcctaaatggtccccaggactatatgcgaatgaaaactcacaccccagaagtgactcgaacccatactcccagaagcaacgcaactggtaactacagggcgccttaatccgcttgaccatcacggccgtcaaaaggaagtgatagccgaggctatttgagccacttccccgacggcaactcggatggtaatcttgggcatagcatttcaccaaatcacctcattctttggggcacacgtgaggaacacaaatgcgaacaagcctgaatggtccccaggactatatgcgaatgaaaactcacaccccagaagtgactcgaacccatactcccagaagcaacgcaactggtaactacagggcgccttaatccgcttgaccatcacggccgtcaaaaggaagtgatagccgaggctatttgagccacttccccgacggcaactcggaagtggctcaaatagcctcggctatcacttccttttgacggccgtgatggtcaagcggattaaggcgccctgtagttaccagttgcgttgcttctgggagtatgggttcgagtcacttctggggtgtgagttttcattcgcatatagtcctggggaccattcaggcttgttcgcatttgtgttcctcacgtgtgccccaaagaatgaggtgatttggtgaaatgctatgcccaagattaccatccgagttgccgtcggggaagtggctcaaatagcctcggctatcacttccttttgacggccgtgatggtcaagcggattaaggcgccctgtagttaccagttgcgttgcttctgggagtatgggttcgagtcacttctggggtgtgagttttcattcgcatatagtcctggggaccattcaggcttgttcgcatttgtgttcctcacgtgtgccccaaagaatgaggtgatttggtgaaatgctatgcccaagattaccatccgagttgccgtcggggaagtggctcaaatagcctcgactatcacttccttttgacggccgtgatggtcaagcggattaaggcgccctgtagttaccagttgcgttgcttctgggagtatgggttcgagtcacttctggggtgtgagttttcattcgcatatagtcctggggaccattccggcttgttcgcatatatatatatatatatatatatatgtcgtacctagtagccagaactcacttctcagcctactatgcaaggcttgatttgcctaataagcctagttttcatgaattaatgttttttcgacaacctaacctacctaacctaacctaacctaacgttttcggctacctaacctaacctaaccaatagagataggttaggttaggttaggtagggttggttaggttcggtcatatatctacgttaattttaactccaataaaaaaaattgacctcatacataatgaaatgggtagctttatcatttcataagaaaaacattagagaaaatatattaattcagtaaaacttggcttatttggcaaatcgggcctcgcatagtaggctgagaagtgagttctggctactaggtacgacatatatatatatatatatatatatatatatatatatatatatatatatatatatatatatatatatatatatatatatatatatatatatatatatatatatatatatatatatgttgtacctagtagccagaacgcagttcttggcctactatgcaaggcccgatttacctaataagtcaagttttcaagaatttcaatatttttttcatttttttttcttatgaaatgataaagctattcatttcattatgcatgagctaattttttatttgagttaaaactaacgtagatatatgaccgaacctaaccagccctacctaacctaacctatcttaacctaacctaaactaacataactaaatcaataatttatgatcctaatataatataataataatatttaaaataaaccaataggaaacaaattgaaaataaagaaaatctctcggcctattaggcaaatcgggctttgcatagtaggccgagaagtgcgttctggctatacattcacagggtgagtgacgctgcGCAGTAAATTCGTCCTCCGGAGCAAATTAAACCAAAATATATAGCCTATTGTATTttcttttaaatcaaatgaataaGTTATTagattatttaataaataaattaataaataactaAAATAAAAGACGATGAAAGCGTCTGACCTTCCACCATAACAAACGTTCAACTACACATCCCAACACCTACCTCGGCGACTCTTTCTCACCCTATACCCTAGATTTAGCTAACTGTACTAACAACATTATGTTTTaagaacaatataatatttaatattaatatttaacCTCAACGAAATTTTTCCTTTCAAACTTATGTTCTCTTCTTCACTCTCTCATTCGACTTCTCAGTTGAGTatctgtaaatatattaatacaatTTATACTTTATTTGTATTGTATGGGCAACATAATTAGTATTTAGTTATTtgttaaaaaatattatatttaactTTTTTCATAACGGGTTAAAGGAAGAGTGAGGGTGTTagagttgtgttgtgttgtggttagTTGTGCTGCCAGCTGatgagagcagcagcaggaggaggaggctgcTACACCTGTAACTCACAACTCACCACACCTGTAACTCACAACTCATACGTTTCCCCTCTCCTCGTCACCTCACAATGGCTGACCAAGACATCTTGACAACGCTCAAGATTCTCATCATCGGTGAGAGTGGCGTTGGGAAGTCAAGGTGAGACCAAGATGTCattttggtgtgggtggtgatgtctaGGGTGTGTTGATGACGTTATCTGgggctgtgttgatgatatcTAGGGCTGTGTTGGTGATAtctagggctgtgtttatgatatttggggctgtgttgatgatatcTAGGGCTGTGTTGATATCTGGGGCTGTGTTGATATCTGGGGCTGTGTTGATATATGgggctgtgttgatgatatcTGGGGATTGTGTTGGTGGCGATATCTGGGGTGTGTTCTTGACAATGTctggggtgtgttgtgtgggtgttcttGACAATGAATGTTGCGTGTGTTTTGGTGGCGTGTATTGCATGGGTGTTATGGAGGATGGCTGAGTTGAATATACTGTAACTGTTAGTTATAACTGTGCTCGTCATGTGCCTTGTTTATCGAACTTTGCACATTGCtgaccagtattgaccaggaaggGTATGGTGCATCTTGGTGTAACTGTAAGTTCATTGTAAACTTTAGTCCATGGCAATGTTCTGGATTAATATATACCAATTGGTCATTCTGTAAGTTATTATGGTGAATTCTCACCTCAAGAGTAGTCCAATCAGTTGGActtgacggtagagtgacggtctcgcttcgtgcaggccagcgttccatccccgaccgtccaagtggttgggcaccattccttttcccccctttctcatcccaaatccttatcctgaccccttccaagtactatatagtcataatggcttggtgctttcttctgatagttccctttccttcatcTCAAGAGTGTGTTGGCATGTGGGTTGGTAGTGTGTGTTTTGTGGTGGGTGTATGTTGGTTAGAAAACCAGGTACACAGACAATATGTTTTGAATTAAAAAATACAGAACATATTAGATTTATGGCAGACATACAGTaattatgggggtccactacacgTAAGGGGGCATAAAGGGAGTGTAAGGCACTCAACCCATAAATCTGAATACAAAATGTGAAGACATTTCGGTTCATTTTGGACCAAGTTGTCTAATAATCtaaatgataatggtccaggacggtccaaaACCTCATCACTTTCCCTGTTTTCAGAATTGACAGTTGGGTGCCTAATTTTcgatcatgttattgtgatttattGTCTGCAAGAGAGAGTAATGAGTGGAACCTAAAATACCCACCCTCCCTAGCCCAAAATAGTAGGGAGAATGATGCATATGCTTAATATTTGTCAGAGTTTTGTTTTAGCAGTGCGGTACTTTTCCAAGAATGTCAGAGTCTTGTAGTACAGTGGTCTCCACAGTCCGGTTACAACTAAGCGGTCTCAAGTTCAATTCCTGCAGTGGGACAGAAACGTTTGGGCATGTTTACGTTCACCTCATCCATGTGGGTGATAGACAATTGATGTGGGTTTCATCTTGGGGAAGGTCAAGAGTTGGCCCAAGAAGACCTCAATAAGccaaacaggcttcctgtccctggttGTGGGAAACTATATTTCTTGGTGGAGGTTTAAATGTGTTGTAGCCTTGTATTGTATTTAGGGCAGCTTGCACTGGTATAGAGTATATTTTTTATATCAAGTACTTCCTGCCTCATAATAAATGCAAGGCTCTTGTTCTCGGTAGGTATTGGATCTTTCCAGGTATGTGGCGTGGGCTAGTGTGACCAGCAGTGGCCAGTGCTAAAACTCAGAGAAGCTACTGAAGAGCTgacctctcacaagtcaagcctggcctcaggccaggcttggggagtagaactactcccagaactccatcaagcaggtcAAGCAGGGTTCTTCAAAAATAATATTTCATGGTACAGTAGTTAAATTATGTCATGTGTACAGTACGGTATTTTGAAGCATCAAAGCTGGAAGGAATGCATCAGATTCCTATAGGATACAGTGGGTTTAAGGAAAAAATTGTGGCAGATTTCAATTCATTGAAGTTattttgttattaataaattcaaATCAGTATTTCTTCATTGTTTTATATTTTGGCAAAAACATGAGATCATCTACAAATGACATTTAATTCAATTGTATCAGTATTTGTTTCCTCAAGTAATTTCACCAATTTTTAAATATTATGTGCCATGCATATCAAGCATGTCATATTCATAACTATTATACATGTCTGAATGACACGTTATTTCATCAACATAGTTTTTCATCCTGCTAATTTACTGTTGTTTTGACATTGTGTTAATAAAACCTTATTTTATAGCACataacatgtgcagtattattagcttttatatacagtacataataatgtgtattttgaaATGCGTCCTATTTTTCCCATAAGATTCTTACGAAAAGCCTACAGGATTAAAACTTACATGGTATCTCAGCGAATGTATCTGTATATAATCCGAATTTAACCAGCATGAaatcacatgaacaaatccacaaggtccgtcCATGATGAGGggtttcaaaccctcatcacagcccttgtgaatttgttcatgtgatatatcacactattgtgatttctgtgtgtgtaatGAAATATCGCGTTTGGTTCCATGTCATCGTTTGTGATCTGTGTCCTGGTTGGCACACTGATGACACAACAAACTACCTCTGCTCTCTCTTGCATCTTTATTTTGTATCCGAGAGAATCACTGTGCACGAGGGTGTTAGAAAATTGTAAACTCAAAGTAAATGGGTCTGTATTATACTGTACTGCATTATTGTTAAATGTGATTGATTAATTTTACTAGATAAGATAGGCTTATGCAGTGTTGTAATTATCTTTTTTATTTTCAGCTTGCTACTACGTTTCACAGATGACACTTTTGACCCAGAGCAAACTGCAACAATCGGTGTTGACTTCAAAGTTAAAACAATTTCAATAGATGGAAACACAACTAAATTAGCAATTTGGGTATGTATTTTGGTCTTTGGTTAAACCGGTTTCTGgttatttacaaaaaaaatattgatgattgatttattatatactgTACGGTACAGTACTTCCGTATCTTCTTtcccataataataataagatataTCAGGTGGGATTTTTTGTGTTTTTAAACTGTGCAGTACTTTTGTTGACCCTCAGAGTGGCTGAGAAAAATTCATTCTCATACTGCAAGAAGTATCCATATACATACAGTATTGGACTGTTTTGCCAGATAATGTATTATAAAAAAATGACTAAGGAATAAAATTAAATTGTTCCTTCACTTTCATATTTGATGTATTTTGAGTTGTTAATTCTGGatatataaatgtaaacttaattatgAATTGTTGACAGAAGGATTGTGAATCGGCTCAGAAACTGACTTTCATGACTATTGCTGTTGTTTCATGTTACTAACACAGTGTTCATTGAAGCAATGTGCATTATTGTTCGTATATTTTGTCTTTTAACCTCTGCTTATGGCACTCAATGGGTGGTGCAAAAAATTATTGAAATTAGCAATGTTTAatgtatttaaattttttttcactCTGTGATTTGAAATAAAAATTGTTGcacttggcaatattttgccatttttcatctttttaaataatttcagttaatgttaataattcattaacccCTGCACCATGAAGTTGTCACATGAAACAGGTGTGCAATGCAGGAGGTCAAATATGTATTTTATCCTAATATAAAGcaatctttgaaagagtgctcagacataagatcacaaaatacatggaatcacagcatctccataaccctggacaacatggtttcagaacagggtgctcttacccatcacagttgctggactgctatgacatggccttaggtgccatggaagacaagcaaaacatTGATGTAATAATtttcacagattttgcaaaagccttcgacaaatgtgacaatGGTATTATTGCATGCAAAATTTGTTCCAAAGGAATTACTGGAAAAATAGGCAGGTgtttctacaatttcctgactaacagaacccaatgtataatagtcaacaaagtaaaatccaGACTGATAACCATGAAGAGCGCAGTCCCACAGGGTATTGTGCTTGCCGCAGTACATTTCTCATTCTTATATTGGAtgtagacaaggacacaaactatagTACCATATCATCCTTTACAGATGATACTATGATTTTTATGAtaatagacaacatagaggacacagcaaatctccaatcagatgtaaatcaggtctttcaatgggctacagaaaataatactatatggtatttaatgaagaaTTGTTTCCTGCTCCTGCGCTACAGAAAAAACTGAAAATAcactataaaaacagaaaccatgtacaaaatgcagtcaaatcatacCATAGAACAAAAAAGCTTGTAAagaatttgggtgtactcatgtcagaagaccctacctttaaagaacacatttAAGTACCTGTCAtaattgcaagaaaaatgacaggttggataacaagatccTTTCAAAAAAGAGATGCTATACtagtgatgatacttttcaagacgttagtgctctctagagtggaatactgttgcacaatgacagcccccttCAAAGCTGGAGAGATTGTGACATGGAAAGCAtgtagagatcctttactgctagaatccactcggtaaaacatctaaaataTTTGGACCCACTAAAATGCATAAATGTGTATTTTCTAGAGAGCAAGTGGGAGAGAaacataataatttatacatgaaaaatattagaggggttgGTATCaactctgcacacagaaataacatcacgtgAGACCAGAAGTGTCTCATGTGATGTATACATTATACAGTGCTTCCTAGTACTCTGCAGAACTCCATATGAGTGCCACCGACCACACCTTCCCATATGATTGTAGTGACTTCTTTTGagatactgtatactgtactagAGTATACAGTATTGAGATTCATTAATGTTGAATCATTTTCAGTGTTGAATTGACTTTGAATCAGTGTTAGTTTTGGGAAGTCACTAAGTGGCCCCCCAGATAGGTGCTTCATTATAATCAATGCTCTGCTTTTACTGATCTACCAATATTTTTTAGTCAAATTGCCAGAACTTGCCAATATTTTGTACCTGACTTTATGTTTTGGATATAACAACATCTGCATATTTCACACACAGGATACTGCAGGACAAGAAAGATTTCGCACATTAACACCAAGCTACTACCGTGGAGCTCAGGGAGTTATTCTCGTTTACGACGTAACCCAGAGGAACACATTTGCCAAGTTAGAGATGTGGCTTAATGAATTGGATACATATTCTACTAAAACAGACATTGTCAAGATGTTAATTGGTAACAAGATCGATAAGGTATGTTTTATGATTTTAAATTTCATTCTACTCTTATTAACAAGTTTGTTGCACTGTACGTCAGGGTTCTCTCCACAAGTGTAGAAAATGTGAAGTAGAACAATATAATCCACTGCACAGAGAAGTTACATTAACGTGATGTGTCAGTGAAAAATTTAGTAGGAGCCATAAAGAGGATTGAAACCTATGCTGTGGCGTATGTAGGCCTATATTCATGGCTTATGACTAGGCCATGAAATGGTCAAAACGATTACAACTTGCGATTCATTTGaaatccaggttgcaatccttttgtgGCCTAGTCTAAGGCGTTTGCTTGTGAGTACCCAGAGCATAAGTTCGAATCCTTATCATGGTTCCTACTTATTTTCTCATAATTcactttcagtataaaaattagtaTTACAGTGAGAGAAATAGAATTTGAAGAATTAAAATGTTTAAGTATCATACAGTATACTGCAGTTGAATCCCAGTTTTGTGCAAACACTGCACAAGAGGTTCCTGACTTAACAGCATTCATATTTACAATGGAAGGGAAACACACCAGGACCTAAGAAACCATGGGTGCCTAACATGGACCAGAACCAGAATCCCCCTCTCAAAGAGATGAAGGGGAGCCTGGGGATTAAAGATCACTACAAACCCAAGAAAAATCCATCATAAAGCAAACAAGCAACTCCTTTGAATTTGTTTTTAATCCTAATGATAATGCTAATACTCATTTCTGTAGCAAAATCCCGCCTTAATTAATTCACCTACCACCAGATGGTAAATGAGATGATCCAAGGACATGGGCAGCCAGCCAGCTCATTCAGTTGCCTGGTGCGACCGATGACATGGCCCTCTACCACCTTTTGACTTTTATAAGTGGTGTTGGTTATTCATGGAATAAATCTCATGTGTGGATCTATTATTTTGCTTTTTGTTCATATTTTGCTACTGTGTGTTGTGTGCCACATACTTTGTACAGTATGTATTCTGACTTAACAGTTTGCTATGGCAGTTGTGGCCAGGTGTTGTGTTCCCTTGTGGCTGGCTTGTGTTACACTGTCCCTCCAGAGTTATCAACTCTGTAGGATTTGGGTTGTCTCTTCTATGAGCTGCCTTTTCCTAAGGTATATTACCGTTGAGAAAGGCGTAAGCTTtgggagacgagagaggtatccaataatttatacatggaaaatactggaggccagGTCCTAAATTGACACAGTTAAATAACAACATaccggagtgaacaatatggaaggaaATTCAATATATTGCCAGTGATGAGTAAAGGTACCATAAGCACAATCAAAGaaaactgtatgaacatcagaggtctacaGTTGCTCAATATTTTCCCc is a genomic window of Procambarus clarkii isolate CNS0578487 chromosome 8, FALCON_Pclarkii_2.0, whole genome shotgun sequence containing:
- the LOC123759661 gene encoding ras-related protein Rab-18-B, which produces MADQDILTTLKILIIGESGVGKSSLLLRFTDDTFDPEQTATIGVDFKVKTISIDGNTTKLAIWDTAGQERFRTLTPSYYRGAQGVILVYDVTQRNTFAKLEMWLNELDTYSTKTDIVKMLIGNKIDKEKVEVSREEGLKFARRHAMLFIEASAKTKDGVQCAFEELVHKIIQTPGLWEMDQRSQGAFSVSSEPSDKEVYCGYCSLL